From a single Candidatus Rokuibacteriota bacterium genomic region:
- a CDS encoding glycosyltransferase family 4 protein yields MSNARRVLFVGHDASRTGAPILLLHFLRWFKVNTDIPFDILLREGGELRSDFEEVGPVTVLGPWPSRWDLAGLLRRRWLLARLAAASHGLVYSNTVTNGHVVQSLARGSRPVVSHIHELESIIRSFGTKNFDLVSQHTRAYVACSNAVRDNLVEKHRIDPGAIEVVHEFIQIPSVTAEGASRSRARVFRELGIPAGALVVGASGTRDWRKSPDLFIQLAQAVRRRCLQLPVYFVWVGGSAASAAHWDELHYDIRGVGMEDQIRFVESRPNAIDVFCAFDVFALVSREDPYPLVCLEAASLGKPIVCFDGSGGARELVEHDAGFVVPYLDIETMAARTSELLGSEQLRRSQGVRAASKVRARHAVSVAAPKILKIIERYS; encoded by the coding sequence ATGAGTAATGCTCGCCGCGTGCTCTTCGTTGGGCACGATGCCTCGAGGACTGGCGCTCCAATCCTTCTGTTGCACTTCCTGCGCTGGTTCAAGGTCAACACCGACATTCCGTTTGACATTCTCTTACGCGAGGGCGGAGAACTGCGGTCCGACTTCGAGGAGGTCGGACCCGTGACGGTCCTCGGCCCATGGCCATCACGCTGGGATCTTGCAGGGTTGCTTCGTCGCAGGTGGCTGCTTGCACGCCTAGCAGCCGCAAGCCACGGACTTGTGTACTCAAACACGGTCACCAACGGCCACGTTGTTCAGTCTTTGGCCCGCGGGAGCCGGCCGGTCGTGTCACACATTCACGAGCTCGAGTCTATCATTCGGAGCTTTGGCACTAAGAATTTCGATCTGGTGAGCCAGCACACTCGGGCGTACGTCGCCTGCTCAAACGCTGTTCGGGACAACCTCGTCGAGAAGCACAGGATCGATCCTGGAGCCATTGAGGTGGTCCACGAGTTCATCCAGATTCCATCAGTCACCGCTGAAGGTGCATCGCGGTCGCGCGCCCGTGTGTTCAGAGAACTCGGCATTCCAGCGGGAGCGCTTGTTGTGGGTGCATCAGGAACCAGAGACTGGAGAAAATCGCCAGATCTTTTCATTCAGCTTGCGCAGGCCGTCCGCCGAAGATGTTTACAGCTGCCAGTCTATTTCGTCTGGGTGGGTGGCAGTGCCGCCAGCGCCGCTCATTGGGACGAGCTTCATTACGACATCAGAGGCGTTGGGATGGAAGACCAGATTCGGTTCGTCGAGTCGCGACCAAATGCGATCGACGTCTTTTGTGCCTTCGACGTCTTTGCGTTGGTTTCTAGAGAGGATCCATACCCTCTCGTCTGTCTTGAAGCTGCGTCGCTTGGAAAACCGATTGTGTGTTTCGACGGCTCTGGTGGCGCCAGAGAATTGGTCGAGCATGACGCGGGATTCGTGGTCCCGTATCTCGATATCGAGACCATGGCAGCGCGCACGTCGGAGCTATTGGGGTCGGAACAATTGCGTCGTTCTCAAGGAGTTCGAGCAGCAAGCAAAGTAAGAGCACGACACGCTGTGTCAGTGGCCGCACCAAAGATTCTCAAGATCATCGAACGCTACTCGTAG
- a CDS encoding glycosyltransferase family 4 protein, with translation MNIGIYLGPGTKGLPIGGAENSIAALAETLARDHQVEIVHHVGTLDIGQLASFSGTVLDGVRARHVADSDYRISDVWNPWTIFQRARAWQAALSAPYDLFVAFTFWVPPFSHARRSALVILFPWIDRRHLYPWSLDAAPSPPFPLKQLRRAYYGWEWRRRFATYQVKMANSKFTQRWAKIRWGVDCDVVYPPIEQYSPGAQKRNLVISVGRFTGGVRQKCQLEMASAFRGLMDDPALSSWQYVSAGGLADTPEDQAYVTKVREIAAGGRIHVLANAERQALAQLYGEARIFWHAAGLSDDETERPERAEHFGMTTPEAMSAGCVPVVIRKGGQPEIVRHGIDGFLWDTLEELGAYTRLLASDQDLWARMSEAAQARARFFSREEYVRRMLDRLGLAPT, from the coding sequence GTGAATATCGGGATCTACCTGGGCCCGGGGACGAAAGGCTTGCCTATCGGCGGCGCAGAGAATTCCATCGCGGCGCTGGCGGAGACCCTGGCGCGAGATCACCAGGTCGAGATCGTCCACCATGTCGGGACCCTCGACATCGGCCAGTTGGCCAGCTTTTCGGGAACGGTCCTCGACGGTGTGCGCGCACGCCATGTCGCCGACAGCGACTACCGCATCAGCGATGTCTGGAACCCGTGGACGATCTTCCAACGCGCCAGGGCGTGGCAAGCTGCGCTGAGCGCCCCGTACGATCTTTTCGTGGCTTTCACATTCTGGGTGCCCCCCTTCTCCCATGCCCGCCGGAGCGCCCTGGTTATCCTCTTCCCCTGGATCGACCGCCGGCACCTTTATCCGTGGAGCCTCGACGCGGCGCCAAGTCCTCCCTTCCCGCTCAAGCAGCTCCGCCGCGCCTACTACGGATGGGAATGGCGGCGACGCTTCGCCACCTACCAGGTAAAGATGGCGAACTCCAAGTTCACCCAGCGCTGGGCCAAGATCCGCTGGGGGGTCGACTGCGACGTCGTCTACCCCCCGATAGAGCAGTATTCGCCCGGCGCCCAGAAGCGCAACCTCGTCATCAGCGTGGGGCGATTCACCGGAGGCGTGCGCCAGAAGTGCCAACTCGAGATGGCGTCGGCGTTCCGGGGGCTGATGGATGACCCCGCCCTGTCCTCATGGCAGTACGTCTCGGCCGGCGGCCTGGCCGACACCCCTGAAGACCAGGCCTATGTCACCAAGGTCCGGGAGATTGCGGCCGGCGGCCGGATCCACGTTCTGGCCAACGCCGAGCGGCAGGCTCTCGCGCAGCTGTATGGCGAGGCCAGGATCTTCTGGCACGCCGCCGGCCTGAGCGACGATGAGACCGAACGGCCGGAGCGGGCCGAGCACTTCGGCATGACCACTCCGGAAGCCATGTCCGCGGGCTGCGTGCCGGTGGTCATTCGCAAGGGCGGCCAGCCCGAGATCGTCCGGCACGGGATAGACGGATTCCTCTGGGATACGCTCGAGGAGCTTGGAGCCTATACGCGGCTGCTCGCCAGCGACCAGGATCTGTGGGCGAGGATGTCGGAGGCCGCGCAGGCGCGAGCCCGGTTCTTCAGCCGCGAGGAGTACGTTCGCCGAATGCTGGACCGGCTCGGGCTTGCCCCGACGTGA
- a CDS encoding glycosyltransferase family 2 protein translates to MRTTVPMVVFFGGRIGGLRQMTPSVTVCIPTYNGAAYLAACLDSVSAQTFSDVEILVVDDRSSDESTSIANEHAQQDSRIRVVVNEATLGLVGNWNRCVQLSQGEWIKFVFQDDIILPECLTDMLATAARTQMLIVSCARDFIFEPGSSNEDREFYREHRALVEAIYSGSTQQSAQQCSETALRWTGGNFFGEPTALLLRREVFETYGWFNPRLYNICDFEYCIRIASNTGTVHIPEPLALFRVHKSSVSARYKQAPRLRYHVKVLDPLLIVHDFAFHPLYANLRSVARNLRPPVDLAAEFWSRALGALWFARQAADALEHPDASLLEEWRQVVKAYPRLSAIPVKARITAKWRALKKSLSHLAGGPREASR, encoded by the coding sequence GTGCGCACCACCGTCCCTATGGTAGTCTTCTTCGGGGGCCGGATCGGCGGACTCCGTCAGATGACACCTTCTGTTACGGTCTGTATCCCGACATACAACGGGGCGGCGTATTTGGCAGCTTGCCTCGACAGCGTCTCCGCGCAGACATTCTCCGACGTCGAAATTCTCGTCGTGGACGATCGCTCGTCCGACGAGTCCACCTCTATCGCCAACGAGCATGCCCAGCAGGACTCGAGAATCCGGGTGGTGGTGAATGAGGCCACCCTGGGTCTCGTGGGCAACTGGAACCGCTGCGTGCAGCTCTCGCAAGGTGAGTGGATCAAGTTTGTCTTTCAGGACGACATCATCCTGCCCGAGTGCCTGACGGACATGCTCGCCACGGCCGCTCGCACGCAGATGCTGATCGTGTCGTGTGCCCGCGATTTCATCTTCGAGCCGGGCAGCTCCAACGAGGACCGGGAATTCTACCGCGAGCATCGCGCGCTGGTGGAGGCCATCTATTCCGGGTCGACGCAGCAGTCGGCCCAGCAGTGCTCCGAAACCGCCTTGCGATGGACTGGAGGCAACTTCTTTGGTGAGCCGACGGCGCTGCTTCTGCGCCGCGAGGTTTTCGAGACGTATGGATGGTTCAATCCACGGCTCTATAACATATGCGATTTCGAGTACTGCATTCGGATCGCATCGAATACAGGGACGGTGCATATTCCCGAGCCGCTGGCTCTGTTTCGAGTGCACAAATCGTCGGTTAGCGCGCGCTACAAGCAGGCGCCCCGATTGCGCTACCATGTCAAAGTGCTCGATCCGCTGCTGATCGTCCACGATTTCGCCTTTCATCCCCTGTACGCGAATCTGCGCTCGGTCGCCCGGAATCTCAGACCGCCCGTCGATCTTGCCGCTGAGTTCTGGAGCCGCGCCCTCGGTGCGCTGTGGTTTGCGAGGCAGGCGGCGGACGCGCTCGAGCATCCGGATGCGTCCTTGCTCGAGGAGTGGCGTCAGGTGGTCAAGGCCTATCCGCGTCTGTCTGCCATTCCCGTCAAAGCGCGGATCACTGCGAAGTGGCGAGCGCTCAAGAAGAGCCTCTCGCACCTAGCCGGGGGGCCGAGGGAGGCCAGTCGGTAG
- a CDS encoding FkbM family methyltransferase yields the protein MKLAFRSDYRDLCASRAELARIKSAPRYTPLVSEILGSRLQIVDGASFCASYHEIFEREIYAFRPASDAPLIIDGGANVGVSVLYFKKHYPKSRIVAFEADPTVFSVLEANLHKAGHGDVQLINKALWKEDTVLEFCIEGADAGRIPREDDRRQPKKIRVPTVRLRQYLTDPVDLLKLDIEGAETEVLLDCADLLKNVSSLFVEYHSFLHEEQRLDVVFQLLRTAGFRIYVQTVTCPSQPFIKISDHLGMDLQLNIFGTREA from the coding sequence GTGAAGCTTGCATTCCGGTCCGACTATCGCGACCTTTGCGCCTCGCGAGCCGAGCTGGCCCGAATCAAGTCCGCTCCGCGCTACACGCCACTTGTTTCAGAGATTCTGGGTAGCCGGCTGCAGATCGTTGATGGCGCATCTTTCTGCGCCTCGTATCACGAGATCTTCGAAAGAGAGATCTATGCGTTTCGGCCGGCGTCAGACGCCCCCCTCATTATCGACGGGGGCGCCAATGTCGGCGTGAGCGTCCTCTATTTCAAGAAACATTATCCGAAGAGTCGAATTGTCGCATTTGAAGCTGATCCCACGGTATTCAGTGTGCTCGAAGCGAATCTCCATAAGGCTGGCCATGGCGACGTGCAACTGATCAACAAGGCGCTATGGAAGGAGGACACGGTTCTCGAGTTCTGCATCGAGGGAGCGGATGCCGGCAGGATTCCGCGGGAAGATGACCGCCGACAACCAAAGAAGATCCGCGTGCCCACCGTCCGTCTCCGACAGTACCTCACAGATCCCGTGGATTTGCTCAAGCTCGACATCGAAGGGGCGGAGACGGAGGTTCTTCTCGACTGCGCCGATCTGCTTAAGAACGTGAGCAGTCTCTTTGTGGAGTATCACTCCTTCCTACACGAGGAACAGCGGCTCGACGTCGTATTTCAACTGCTGAGGACAGCTGGCTTCAGAATCTACGTTCAAACGGTGACGTGTCCTTCCCAGCCCTTCATCAAGATATCCGACCACCTGGGAATGGACTTGCAGCTGAATATCTTTGGAACGAGGGAGGCGTAG